A single window of Anomaloglossus baeobatrachus isolate aAnoBae1 chromosome 9, aAnoBae1.hap1, whole genome shotgun sequence DNA harbors:
- the SH2D3C gene encoding SH2 domain-containing protein 3C isoform X2, with translation MNLDVGRRCYPMGYCTCNSLDGGSEYVKFSKEKYILDTPPEKLHKELEEELKLNSSDLRSHAWYHGRIPREVSESLVQRNGDFLIRDSLTSLGDYVLTCRWKNEPLHFKINKVMVKTSDSYTRIQYLFEQESFDNIPSLVRFYVGSRRAVSDQSGALIYCPINRTFPLRYLEASYGLSPGRHGSQSPQKGHMKRRSITMTDGLTADKIIKSNGCPNSTSSPHHRDIIRSCAVSVDQIQDLHSPMSPICETPGSPAYSTVVRVKPQGTPVPSVPPGSPVLRRSSEPHVNPANNKTALNMAESSHSTPSHGYPQISPSPSINSYSDPDNGHYCQLRPASPTHDTHNKPLPPKSYVERLKVDEGIRAGINRAVEDADKDRLTFTVPSIEMKSSFNPSAFKSMLIPVDNKPLEMCILKKVKELFSEVDAKIIATHITKTDCEVARILGVTKEMQRIMGVSSGMELLTLPHGRQLRLDLLERFHTMSIMIAVDILGCTGSIEERAALLNKTIQLAAELKGTMGNLYSFAAVMNALELAQISRLEQTWIALRQRHTEGAILYEKKLKPFLKSMNEGKESLPLSNTTFPHILPLITLLERDSPLLDGGEPWDSIDTGVEVVMSHLEAARMVAHHGGLYRTNAEMRLQGFHPRSDLMEVSSTEFQMRMLWGNRGAAGTQAERYDKFDKVLTALSHKLEPSVRFSEL, from the exons TTCTCCAAGGAGAAGTACATCTTGGATACTCCTCCAGAGAAACTGCACAAGGAATTAGAGGAAGAGCTCAAACTCAACAGCTCAGACCTGCGCAGCCACGCCTGGTACCACGGACGCATACCACGAGAG GTATCGGAGAGCTTGGTGCAGAGAAATGGAGACTTCCTCATCAGAGACTCGTTGACCAGTCTGGGTGACTATGTACTGACCTGTCGATGGAAGAACGAGCCTCTACATTTCAAGATCAACAAGGTGATGGTGAAGACCAGCGACAGCTACACCCGGATACAGTACCTCTTTGAGCAGGAGAGCTTTGATAACATCCCATCCCTGGTGCGCTTCTATGTTGGCAGCCGAAGGGCAGTGTCCGATCAGAGCGGGGCGCTCATCTACTGTCCTATTAATCGTACGTTTCCACTACGCTATCTGGAGGCCAGTTACGGGCTGTCACCGGGCAGGCATGGCTCCCAGAGCCCACAGAAGGGACATATGAAGAGAAGAAGTATCACCATGACGGATGGTCTAACTGCAGACAAGATCATCAAGAGcaacggctgcccaaacag CACCTCCTCCCCACACCATAGAGATATCATCAGGAGCTGCGCAGTCAGCGTGGACCAAATCCAAGACCTCCACTCTCCAATGTCCCCCATTTGTGAGACCCCTGGGTCCCCGGCCTATAGTACAG TTGTCAGGGTGAAGCCCCAGGGAACTCCTGTGCCAAGTGTACCTCCAGGCTCCCCAGTACTGAGACGATCCAGTGAGCCACACGTAAACCCAGCAAATAACAAGACCGCATTAAACATGGCTGAAAGTTCCCACTCCACCCCCAGTCATGGATACCCACAAATCTCTCCCTCGCCCTCAATAAACAGTTACAGCGACCCCGATAACGGACATTACTGCCAGCTACGCCCAGCCTCTCCGACACACGACACTCACAACAAACCTCTGCCACCCAAAAGCTACGTGGAAAGGTTAAAAGTTGATGAAGGCATCAGAGCAGGCATCAACCGTGCGGTGGAAGATGCCGACAAGGACAGACTCACTTTTACTGTCCCAAGCATCGAAATGAAATCTTCCTTCAACCCATCAGCTTTCAAGTCCATGCTGATTCCTGTGGACAACAAGCCCCTAGAGATGTGTATCCTGAAGAAGGTCAAGGAGCTGTTTTCTGAGGTCGATGCAAAAATCATTGCCACGCACATCACCAAAACTGACTGTGAG GTTGCCAGGATACTCGGTGTTACCAAGGAGATGCAGAGGATCATGGGAGTCAGCTCCGGCATGGAGCTCCTGACGCTGCCGCATGGCCGCCAGCTGCGTCTTGACCTTCTTGAAAG ATTTCACACCATGTCCATCATGATTGCTGTCGACATCTTGGGCTGTACAGGAAGCATAGAGGAACGGGCCGCGCTGCTCAACAAGACCATTCAGCTGGCAGCCGAGCTGAAGGGCACAATGGGGAACCTGTACAGCTTTGCAGCCGTGATGAACGCTTTGGAATTGGCACAG ATCTCCAGACTAGAACAGACGTGGATTGCCTTGAGACAGAGACACACGGAGGGAGCCATATTGTACGAGAAGAAACTGAAGCCCTTCCTCAAAAGCATGAATGAAGGCAAAG AGAGTCTACCACTGAGCAACACCACGTTCCCCCATATCCTCCCTCTCATCACCCTGTTGGAGAGAGACTCCCCTCTTCTGGATGGCGGAGAGCCGTGGGACAGCATTGACACTGGAGTAGAAGTGGTTATGTCTCATCTAGAAGCGGCCCGGATGGTGGCACATCATGGGGGACTCTACCGCACCAATGCCGAGATGAGGCTACAAG GCTTCCACCCTAGATCAGATCTGATGGAGGTTTCCAGCACCGAATTCCAGATGCGGATGCTTTGGGGCAATCGGGGAGCAGCCGGGACCCAAGCCGAGAGATACGACAAGTTTGACAAAGTTCTCACCGCCCTCTCGCACAAACTGGAACCGTCGGTGCGCTTCAGTGAATTATAA
- the SH2D3C gene encoding SH2 domain-containing protein 3C isoform X3: MTERCSLWSALSAAACCFYRGSFMQVQFSKEKYILDTPPEKLHKELEEELKLNSSDLRSHAWYHGRIPREVSESLVQRNGDFLIRDSLTSLGDYVLTCRWKNEPLHFKINKVMVKTSDSYTRIQYLFEQESFDNIPSLVRFYVGSRRAVSDQSGALIYCPINRTFPLRYLEASYGLSPGRHGSQSPQKGHMKRRSITMTDGLTADKIIKSNGCPNSTSSPHHRDIIRSCAVSVDQIQDLHSPMSPICETPGSPAYSTVVRVKPQGTPVPSVPPGSPVLRRSSEPHVNPANNKTALNMAESSHSTPSHGYPQISPSPSINSYSDPDNGHYCQLRPASPTHDTHNKPLPPKSYVERLKVDEGIRAGINRAVEDADKDRLTFTVPSIEMKSSFNPSAFKSMLIPVDNKPLEMCILKKVKELFSEVDAKIIATHITKTDCEVARILGVTKEMQRIMGVSSGMELLTLPHGRQLRLDLLERFHTMSIMIAVDILGCTGSIEERAALLNKTIQLAAELKGTMGNLYSFAAVMNALELAQISRLEQTWIALRQRHTEGAILYEKKLKPFLKSMNEGKESLPLSNTTFPHILPLITLLERDSPLLDGGEPWDSIDTGVEVVMSHLEAARMVAHHGGLYRTNAEMRLQGFHPRSDLMEVSSTEFQMRMLWGNRGAAGTQAERYDKFDKVLTALSHKLEPSVRFSEL; the protein is encoded by the exons TTCTCCAAGGAGAAGTACATCTTGGATACTCCTCCAGAGAAACTGCACAAGGAATTAGAGGAAGAGCTCAAACTCAACAGCTCAGACCTGCGCAGCCACGCCTGGTACCACGGACGCATACCACGAGAG GTATCGGAGAGCTTGGTGCAGAGAAATGGAGACTTCCTCATCAGAGACTCGTTGACCAGTCTGGGTGACTATGTACTGACCTGTCGATGGAAGAACGAGCCTCTACATTTCAAGATCAACAAGGTGATGGTGAAGACCAGCGACAGCTACACCCGGATACAGTACCTCTTTGAGCAGGAGAGCTTTGATAACATCCCATCCCTGGTGCGCTTCTATGTTGGCAGCCGAAGGGCAGTGTCCGATCAGAGCGGGGCGCTCATCTACTGTCCTATTAATCGTACGTTTCCACTACGCTATCTGGAGGCCAGTTACGGGCTGTCACCGGGCAGGCATGGCTCCCAGAGCCCACAGAAGGGACATATGAAGAGAAGAAGTATCACCATGACGGATGGTCTAACTGCAGACAAGATCATCAAGAGcaacggctgcccaaacag CACCTCCTCCCCACACCATAGAGATATCATCAGGAGCTGCGCAGTCAGCGTGGACCAAATCCAAGACCTCCACTCTCCAATGTCCCCCATTTGTGAGACCCCTGGGTCCCCGGCCTATAGTACAG TTGTCAGGGTGAAGCCCCAGGGAACTCCTGTGCCAAGTGTACCTCCAGGCTCCCCAGTACTGAGACGATCCAGTGAGCCACACGTAAACCCAGCAAATAACAAGACCGCATTAAACATGGCTGAAAGTTCCCACTCCACCCCCAGTCATGGATACCCACAAATCTCTCCCTCGCCCTCAATAAACAGTTACAGCGACCCCGATAACGGACATTACTGCCAGCTACGCCCAGCCTCTCCGACACACGACACTCACAACAAACCTCTGCCACCCAAAAGCTACGTGGAAAGGTTAAAAGTTGATGAAGGCATCAGAGCAGGCATCAACCGTGCGGTGGAAGATGCCGACAAGGACAGACTCACTTTTACTGTCCCAAGCATCGAAATGAAATCTTCCTTCAACCCATCAGCTTTCAAGTCCATGCTGATTCCTGTGGACAACAAGCCCCTAGAGATGTGTATCCTGAAGAAGGTCAAGGAGCTGTTTTCTGAGGTCGATGCAAAAATCATTGCCACGCACATCACCAAAACTGACTGTGAG GTTGCCAGGATACTCGGTGTTACCAAGGAGATGCAGAGGATCATGGGAGTCAGCTCCGGCATGGAGCTCCTGACGCTGCCGCATGGCCGCCAGCTGCGTCTTGACCTTCTTGAAAG ATTTCACACCATGTCCATCATGATTGCTGTCGACATCTTGGGCTGTACAGGAAGCATAGAGGAACGGGCCGCGCTGCTCAACAAGACCATTCAGCTGGCAGCCGAGCTGAAGGGCACAATGGGGAACCTGTACAGCTTTGCAGCCGTGATGAACGCTTTGGAATTGGCACAG ATCTCCAGACTAGAACAGACGTGGATTGCCTTGAGACAGAGACACACGGAGGGAGCCATATTGTACGAGAAGAAACTGAAGCCCTTCCTCAAAAGCATGAATGAAGGCAAAG AGAGTCTACCACTGAGCAACACCACGTTCCCCCATATCCTCCCTCTCATCACCCTGTTGGAGAGAGACTCCCCTCTTCTGGATGGCGGAGAGCCGTGGGACAGCATTGACACTGGAGTAGAAGTGGTTATGTCTCATCTAGAAGCGGCCCGGATGGTGGCACATCATGGGGGACTCTACCGCACCAATGCCGAGATGAGGCTACAAG GCTTCCACCCTAGATCAGATCTGATGGAGGTTTCCAGCACCGAATTCCAGATGCGGATGCTTTGGGGCAATCGGGGAGCAGCCGGGACCCAAGCCGAGAGATACGACAAGTTTGACAAAGTTCTCACCGCCCTCTCGCACAAACTGGAACCGTCGGTGCGCTTCAGTGAATTATAA